From Chryseobacterium gallinarum, one genomic window encodes:
- the rsmI gene encoding 16S rRNA (cytidine(1402)-2'-O)-methyltransferase: MSGILYFVPTPVGNLEDMTFRAVNVLKEVDYILCEDTRTSGILLKHFEISKPLKSYHLHNEHQATEKVITDLKNGQNIAIITDAGTPGISDPGYLLAKAGADHNIEMICLPGATALIPALVVSGLPNNEFLFAGFLPQKKGRQTRLKQLAEEKKTIVLYESPHKINTTLEQIKEFFGEETKVSLSREISKKFEETKRGTINELIEFSKSKTLKGEIVLIVNNSI, from the coding sequence TTGAGCGGAATCCTTTATTTTGTTCCCACACCCGTAGGGAACCTTGAAGATATGACTTTCAGGGCAGTGAATGTCCTTAAAGAAGTAGACTATATTTTATGTGAAGATACCAGAACTTCGGGAATACTTTTAAAACATTTTGAAATCTCCAAACCTTTGAAATCATATCATTTGCATAATGAACATCAGGCAACAGAGAAAGTAATCACAGACCTTAAAAACGGTCAGAATATCGCCATCATTACTGACGCCGGAACACCCGGAATTTCAGATCCGGGATACCTTTTGGCTAAAGCGGGAGCAGATCATAATATTGAAATGATATGCCTTCCGGGAGCTACAGCCCTGATTCCGGCTTTGGTAGTTTCAGGACTGCCTAATAATGAGTTCCTGTTTGCCGGATTTTTACCCCAGAAAAAAGGGCGGCAAACCAGGCTGAAACAGCTTGCTGAAGAAAAAAAGACGATTGTTCTCTATGAAAGTCCTCATAAGATTAATACAACTTTGGAGCAGATTAAAGAGTTCTTTGGAGAAGAAACAAAAGTGAGTCTAAGCAGGGAAATCTCTAAAAAATTTGAAGAAACTAAACGAGGGACTATCAATGAGTTAATTGAATTCTCCAAGAGTAAAACTTTAAAAGGAGAAATTGTTCTTATTGTCAATAATTCTATTTAA
- a CDS encoding WG repeat-containing protein: MKKLVFVLCSIVCTAQTNQYTRILLSKKTGKTVTSYSEGYGTVYDPDSKKGSIVDSLGAITFESPYKGSISHIFKNRFILKSEDNNKVKSAIIDEKGNEIIPLDNQDFDTPWQSEKWIIVSKERKEAVYDYNGKEIIPYSEKIRLSGKDRFFVLKDKKWLLYDDKGKQLNGREFKDAYSFENGKALIINEEGQSEIIGLNGETLHTFSKKVQDISAYPYLITKNNVTGKYGLIDIQGNTLADEIFKDITPEYFGKKEYIYLTKNNKTTVFNKKDQKLYPSSFTYLNPLLNNLFAVYNEKSKKTGIVDLQGSIIFPQEYDFIKAFTVSGREFIYLKKGREEQLLDKTLKNIIGEGTEILGFYPDNLVIKKENTYYTFSVSDQSVIELKNIRYIKNQDFEYFNPLNLYSKPLVCKNSDNLFGVLNGKGMEIVPFVYEDIIAFENSENEIVVKKEGKYGVSNFQNEPLREIVYDKYFWMKEVLRLEKDKKSDFIYFTRFRDRSEQLQ, translated from the coding sequence TTGAAAAAATTAGTATTTGTTTTGTGTTCTATAGTTTGTACAGCACAGACTAATCAATACACCAGGATTCTTTTATCCAAAAAAACAGGAAAGACAGTAACCTCATATTCTGAAGGATATGGTACAGTGTATGATCCTGATTCAAAAAAAGGAAGTATTGTAGACTCTTTGGGGGCCATTACCTTTGAATCCCCTTATAAAGGAAGCATATCTCATATTTTCAAAAACAGGTTTATTTTAAAATCTGAAGATAATAACAAAGTAAAATCAGCAATTATTGATGAAAAAGGAAATGAGATTATTCCATTGGACAATCAGGATTTCGATACCCCCTGGCAGAGTGAAAAATGGATTATTGTTTCCAAAGAACGGAAGGAGGCTGTGTATGATTATAATGGAAAGGAAATTATTCCCTATTCAGAAAAAATAAGACTTTCGGGGAAGGACAGGTTTTTTGTTTTGAAAGATAAAAAATGGCTGTTATATGATGATAAGGGTAAGCAGCTTAACGGGAGGGAATTTAAAGATGCCTACAGTTTTGAAAACGGAAAAGCATTAATCATCAATGAAGAGGGGCAGAGTGAGATTATCGGGCTGAATGGGGAAACGCTGCATACATTTTCAAAAAAGGTTCAGGATATCAGTGCCTATCCATATCTGATTACTAAAAATAATGTGACCGGAAAGTATGGGCTGATTGATATACAGGGAAATACTTTAGCGGATGAAATCTTTAAAGATATTACCCCGGAATATTTTGGTAAAAAAGAGTATATCTACCTGACCAAAAATAATAAAACAACGGTTTTTAACAAAAAAGACCAAAAACTTTATCCCAGCAGTTTTACCTATTTAAACCCTTTGCTGAATAATCTGTTCGCAGTGTATAATGAAAAGTCTAAAAAGACAGGAATTGTAGACCTGCAGGGAAGTATAATTTTCCCTCAGGAATATGATTTTATTAAAGCATTTACAGTTTCAGGAAGGGAGTTTATTTATCTTAAAAAAGGAAGAGAAGAACAGCTTCTGGACAAGACACTCAAAAATATTATAGGTGAAGGAACTGAAATCCTTGGATTTTATCCGGATAATCTGGTCATAAAAAAAGAAAATACGTACTATACATTTTCAGTATCCGACCAGTCTGTAATTGAATTAAAAAATATCCGGTACATTAAGAACCAGGACTTTGAATATTTTAATCCGCTTAACCTGTATTCAAAGCCTCTTGTATGCAAAAACAGTGACAACCTTTTTGGGGTCCTGAATGGGAAAGGAATGGAAATTGTACCTTTTGTGTATGAAGATATTATTGCTTTTGAAAATTCTGAAAACGAAATTGTTGTAAAAAAAGAGGGAAAGTATGGTGTTTCAAACTTCCAGAATGAACCATTGAGAGAGATTGTTTATGATAAGTATTTTTGGATGAAGGAAGTCTTGAGATTGGAAAAAGATAAAAAATCAGACTTCATTTATTTCACAAGATTTAGAGACAGATCAGAACAGCTTCAATAA
- the fabG gene encoding 3-oxoacyl-[acyl-carrier-protein] reductase: protein MKLLEGKVALITGATRGIGKGIAELYAQQGAKVAFTYAGSVDKAKELEAALSSVTQIKGYQSDASDYDAAQKLVEEVMAEFGQIDILVNNAGITKDNLLLRMSKEDWDQVIKVNLDSVFNLTKAVIKPMMKARAGSIINMTSVVGIQGHAGQANYAASKAGVIGFTKSVALELGSRNIRCNAIAPGFIETEMTAVLDEKIVQEWREGIPMKKGGKPVDVANACVFLGSEMSSYITGQTLNVDGGMLT from the coding sequence ATGAAATTATTAGAAGGAAAAGTAGCACTAATTACCGGAGCTACAAGAGGAATCGGGAAGGGTATTGCTGAATTGTATGCTCAACAAGGGGCAAAAGTAGCATTTACTTATGCCGGTTCTGTAGACAAAGCTAAAGAATTAGAAGCAGCTTTAAGTTCTGTAACCCAAATCAAAGGATATCAGTCTGACGCATCAGATTATGATGCTGCTCAAAAATTGGTAGAAGAAGTAATGGCAGAGTTTGGACAGATTGATATTCTGGTAAATAATGCAGGGATTACAAAAGATAATCTATTATTGAGAATGTCTAAAGAAGATTGGGATCAGGTGATTAAAGTAAACCTTGATTCAGTTTTCAACCTTACAAAAGCGGTGATCAAGCCGATGATGAAGGCAAGAGCAGGTTCTATCATTAATATGACTTCAGTAGTTGGTATACAGGGACATGCAGGACAAGCCAATTATGCCGCATCTAAAGCCGGTGTTATCGGATTTACAAAATCTGTAGCCTTAGAATTAGGATCCAGAAATATCAGATGTAATGCTATTGCTCCGGGATTTATTGAAACGGAAATGACTGCTGTTTTAGATGAAAAAATAGTTCAGGAATGGAGAGAAGGGATTCCGATGAAGAAAGGAGGAAAACCAGTTGACGTAGCCAATGCCTGCGTTTTCTTAGGAAGTGAAATGTCATCTTACATTACCGGACAGACGCTTAACGTAGACGGAGGAATGTTAACTTAA
- a CDS encoding GMP reductase, which yields MRIEYDIKLGFKDVMFRPKRSTLKSRSEVNLEREFTFRHTKKKWKGIPVIAANMDTVGTFEMAAELAKEQIITAIHKHYTPEEWSRFLESQPESIHQYIALSTGTGKADEEKIRHILEKHPKIEFLCIDVANGYSEHFVDFVKRARANFPDKIIIAGNVVTGEMVEELLLVGADIIKVGIGPGSVCTTRVKTGVGYPQLSAIIECADAAHGLGGHIIADGGCKVPGDVAKAFGGGADFVMLGGMFAGHDESGGEMIEENGKKYRLFYGMSSKTAMDKHSGGVAEYRASEGKTVKVAYKGPVSETVKDILGGVRSTCTYVGASQLKELSKRTTFIRVQEQENQVFN from the coding sequence ATGCGCATAGAATATGACATAAAACTGGGGTTTAAGGATGTAATGTTCCGTCCGAAACGGTCTACATTAAAATCCCGTTCAGAAGTAAATCTTGAAAGAGAATTTACATTCCGACATACCAAGAAAAAATGGAAAGGTATTCCGGTGATTGCTGCCAATATGGATACGGTAGGAACTTTTGAAATGGCCGCTGAGCTAGCTAAAGAACAGATTATCACTGCCATTCATAAGCATTATACTCCTGAGGAATGGAGCCGTTTCCTGGAAAGCCAGCCGGAAAGTATCCATCAATATATTGCCCTAAGCACCGGAACGGGAAAAGCTGATGAAGAAAAAATCAGGCACATCCTTGAAAAGCATCCGAAAATCGAGTTTCTCTGTATAGATGTGGCAAATGGTTATTCTGAGCATTTCGTTGACTTTGTGAAGCGGGCAAGGGCCAATTTTCCGGATAAAATCATTATTGCCGGCAATGTGGTTACAGGAGAAATGGTAGAAGAGCTTCTGCTGGTAGGGGCAGATATTATTAAAGTAGGAATAGGGCCAGGCTCAGTGTGTACTACCCGTGTAAAAACAGGAGTGGGATATCCTCAGCTTTCTGCTATTATTGAGTGTGCTGATGCTGCTCATGGATTAGGCGGCCATATCATCGCGGATGGAGGCTGTAAAGTTCCCGGAGACGTAGCGAAAGCCTTTGGTGGTGGCGCAGATTTTGTGATGCTGGGCGGAATGTTTGCCGGCCATGATGAAAGCGGCGGAGAAATGATTGAAGAAAATGGTAAAAAATACCGTTTATTTTATGGGATGAGCTCTAAAACAGCTATGGATAAACATTCCGGAGGCGTAGCAGAATACCGTGCTTCTGAAGGAAAAACTGTAAAAGTAGCCTATAAGGGTCCTGTTTCGGAAACCGTGAAAGATATTTTAGGTGGGGTACGTTCTACGTGTACGTATGTGGGAGCTTCCCAATTGAAGGAACTTTCTAAACGAACTACATTTATCAGGGTCCAGGAGCAGGAAAACCAGGTTTTTAATTGA
- a CDS encoding prolipoprotein diacylglyceryl transferase → MDFPVTFHIFGKTVLAHPLFEAVGMFLGMRYYFYLKRKSKEKLSFNTSAAVLIGATAGALIGSKLIGNLENPYVLFENFSIRKFWSNNTIVGGLAFGLIGVELAKKIVHHKESTGDLIVFPLMFAMIIGRIGCFLTGIYEETYGIPTRSVFGMYLGDQYLRHPVALYEIGFLMMLWIVLQYIQNQKKHRSGFIFQLFMLSYFIFRFFLDFIKPRIEIIGNLGTIQLVCLCVIIYYIYQIKNTRSLYLKYSR, encoded by the coding sequence ATGGATTTTCCTGTAACTTTTCATATTTTCGGTAAAACGGTTCTTGCTCATCCTCTATTTGAAGCGGTTGGAATGTTTTTGGGAATGCGCTATTATTTCTATCTTAAGCGGAAATCCAAAGAGAAATTGTCTTTCAACACTTCTGCTGCAGTTTTAATCGGAGCTACAGCAGGCGCTTTAATAGGCTCCAAATTAATCGGAAACCTGGAAAATCCTTATGTCCTGTTTGAAAACTTCAGTATTCGGAAATTCTGGTCTAATAATACGATTGTTGGAGGCCTTGCCTTTGGGCTGATCGGGGTAGAGCTGGCGAAAAAAATAGTACACCACAAGGAAAGTACAGGAGATCTGATTGTTTTTCCCTTAATGTTTGCGATGATAATAGGAAGAATAGGCTGTTTTCTTACAGGAATCTATGAAGAAACCTATGGCATTCCCACCAGATCGGTCTTTGGGATGTACCTGGGTGATCAGTACCTGAGACATCCGGTTGCCCTTTACGAAATCGGGTTTTTAATGATGCTTTGGATTGTACTGCAATATATTCAGAATCAGAAGAAACACCGTTCCGGTTTTATCTTTCAGCTGTTTATGCTGAGCTATTTTATCTTTAGATTCTTTCTGGATTTTATCAAACCCCGGATAGAAATCATAGGAAATCTCGGCACCATTCAGCTGGTATGTTTATGTGTTATTATTTACTACATTTATCAGATTAAAAACACCCGGTCTTTATATTTAAAATATTCAAGATGA
- a CDS encoding radical SAM protein has translation MPIRNYTYYDYTISLCPECLKRVGAKIIIEDEAVFMTKRCPEHGFFKTKIASDVHYYKNIRNYNKASEMPLHFGTDVEYGCPYDCGLCVDHEQHSCLSIVEVTDRCNLTCPTCYAMSSPHYGSHRSLEEIEAMFDVIVKNEGEPDVVQISGGEPTIHPEFFKIMDIAKSKPIKHLMLNTNGIRIANDPGFAEKLATYAPEFEVYLQFDSFKPEVLEDFRGKDLTSVRMKALEKLNELNLSTTLVIVLQKGKNIDEIGKIIEFALKQKCVRGITFQPVEIAGRNRDDSAREKITLTEVRQEILNQFPLLNSDDIIPVPCNPDALAMGYILKLGGEVIPLTRYINPADLLNNESRNTIVYEQDTGLHMQLLDIFSTGISVDKVKPKVNQLLCCLPEVCAPDLDYDNLFRIIIMNFMDAHDFDVRAVKKSCVHIVNKDLKLIPFETMNLFYRDDKKSYLEELRKEDKVLF, from the coding sequence ATGCCCATAAGAAATTATACTTATTACGATTATACAATCAGCTTGTGCCCGGAATGTCTTAAAAGGGTGGGAGCAAAAATCATCATAGAAGATGAAGCTGTTTTTATGACTAAAAGATGTCCGGAGCATGGTTTTTTTAAAACCAAAATAGCTTCAGATGTTCATTACTACAAAAACATCCGGAATTATAATAAAGCTTCAGAGATGCCCCTTCATTTTGGAACGGATGTAGAATACGGGTGTCCCTATGATTGTGGGCTTTGCGTAGATCATGAGCAACACAGCTGTCTTTCGATTGTGGAAGTTACAGACCGGTGTAATCTGACCTGTCCTACCTGTTATGCCATGTCTTCTCCGCATTATGGCAGTCACAGAAGCCTGGAGGAAATAGAAGCCATGTTTGATGTCATTGTAAAGAATGAAGGCGAACCTGATGTTGTTCAGATCAGTGGAGGAGAACCAACCATTCATCCGGAGTTCTTCAAAATTATGGATATCGCAAAATCCAAACCCATTAAACACCTGATGCTTAATACCAATGGGATAAGGATTGCCAATGATCCTGGTTTTGCAGAAAAACTGGCTACTTATGCTCCCGAATTTGAGGTATATCTTCAGTTTGATTCTTTTAAGCCGGAAGTACTGGAGGATTTCAGGGGAAAAGACCTTACCTCTGTCCGTATGAAAGCTCTTGAAAAGCTGAATGAACTTAATCTTTCCACGACATTAGTTATTGTTCTGCAAAAAGGAAAAAATATTGATGAAATCGGGAAAATTATTGAATTTGCGCTGAAGCAGAAATGTGTAAGAGGAATTACGTTCCAACCGGTGGAAATAGCAGGAAGAAACAGGGATGATTCTGCGCGGGAGAAAATTACATTAACGGAGGTCCGGCAAGAAATCCTTAATCAGTTTCCACTTTTAAATTCAGATGATATCATTCCGGTTCCATGCAACCCTGATGCGCTGGCAATGGGCTATATATTAAAACTTGGAGGTGAAGTTATTCCCTTGACACGGTATATTAATCCTGCAGACCTATTGAACAATGAATCCAGAAATACGATTGTCTATGAACAGGATACAGGACTTCATATGCAGTTGCTTGATATATTCAGTACAGGGATTTCTGTAGATAAAGTAAAGCCTAAAGTGAACCAGTTATTGTGCTGTCTTCCTGAAGTATGTGCCCCTGATTTGGATTATGATAATCTGTTCAGAATTATTATTATGAATTTTATGGACGCCCATGATTTTGATGTTCGTGCTGTAAAAAAATCATGTGTTCATATCGTCAACAAGGATTTGAAGCTAATTCCGTTTGAAACCATGAACCTTTTCTACAGGGATGATAAAAAAAGTTATTTAGAAGAACTGAGAAAAGAAGATAAGGTATTATTCTAA
- the surE gene encoding 5'/3'-nucleotidase SurE, with product MERPLILVTNDDGITAPGIRNLINFMNEIGEVVVVAPNSPQSGKGHAITINSTLSYEEVTLDGPQTDYSCSGTPVDCVKMALDKILKRRPDIVVSGINHGANSSINVIYSGTMSAAVEAGVEGIPAIGFSLLDFSWEADFTQAKEYIQNIVRRTLENPMPRGIVLNVNIPKLPAEEIKGVKVCKQAHAKWEESFDERINPHGKKYYWLTGYFNNMDESEDADETALANGYISIVPVKFDLTAYEYMKTLEEVMVFDTVKESK from the coding sequence ATGGAAAGACCACTTATTCTGGTTACTAATGATGATGGAATTACAGCGCCCGGCATCAGGAATCTAATTAATTTTATGAATGAAATCGGAGAAGTCGTTGTAGTAGCTCCAAATTCTCCTCAAAGCGGAAAAGGTCATGCCATCACCATTAATTCTACCTTAAGCTATGAAGAGGTCACTCTTGATGGTCCCCAGACTGACTATTCCTGTAGCGGAACACCCGTGGATTGTGTAAAGATGGCTCTTGATAAGATCCTGAAAAGAAGACCTGATATTGTCGTTTCGGGAATTAATCATGGAGCCAACTCGTCAATTAATGTCATTTATTCAGGAACCATGTCTGCGGCTGTAGAAGCAGGAGTAGAAGGCATTCCTGCCATTGGATTTTCATTACTTGATTTCAGCTGGGAAGCAGATTTTACCCAGGCTAAAGAATATATTCAGAATATTGTAAGAAGAACATTGGAAAATCCAATGCCTAGAGGAATAGTTCTTAATGTTAATATCCCGAAGCTTCCTGCAGAAGAAATCAAGGGAGTAAAAGTCTGTAAACAGGCTCATGCGAAATGGGAAGAAAGCTTTGATGAAAGAATAAATCCGCATGGTAAAAAATATTACTGGCTTACAGGGTATTTCAACAATATGGATGAATCTGAAGATGCAGATGAAACGGCTTTGGCAAACGGATATATTTCTATCGTACCCGTGAAGTTTGATCTTACTGCGTATGAATATATGAAAACCTTGGAAGAAGTAATGGTTTTTGACACTGTAAAAGAGTCTAAATAA
- a CDS encoding lmo0937 family membrane protein, producing MRSLLWLVAVICIVVWLLGIAGVIPGISTGYLIHILLIIAIVVILYNIITGRKPLD from the coding sequence ATGAGAAGTCTATTATGGTTAGTCGCAGTAATCTGCATCGTTGTTTGGCTTTTAGGAATTGCAGGAGTAATTCCGGGAATCAGTACAGGATATTTAATACACATTCTGCTGATAATCGCCATTGTTGTGATTCTTTATAATATCATTACAGGCAGGAAGCCACTTGATTAA
- a CDS encoding carboxy terminal-processing peptidase — protein MWKNFKLNKFLLLIPLTSLMFCFNSPKNDDEKMQTIMVSVKNTLSYLHYSPKTINDAYSKDVYKHYFELVDPAKRYFLQSDMDEFSKHETKLDDYISQGDLSFYKLTIDRLYQRVDEIDKITQDIFSKPINLQEDETLTLEPKLKKTPANKQEQYNEWKKFIKYNILQEIESMNSKEEAQKEKKDSIQKYKLKDTIKLKILTPDEKIKKATDEVKDLVKDTFTRFKKRKKMDWFTVYMNAYTEVFDPHTNYYSPKDKEDFDTQFTGKVIGIGAIIQEKKGNLYLGALTIGAPAWKSKQLSEGDKILKVKSKPKDDAVNVVGMLSDEAVRLIRGEKGTPVTLTVQKKDGSIKDVTMIREEVAIEDTFARSIVVNAPNGKKYGFINLPSFNADFENSKGRNASDDIKNEIIKLKAQNIEGIVLDLRNNGGGSLTEVGDIMGLFMDAGPYVQVKDGNGKIQTLKNKYEAPIWAGPLVIMQNELSASASEILAGVMQDYGRAMVIGSPQSFGKGTVQTFVDLNRFLNTEDDFGSLKLTIQKFYRVTGESTQRKGIVSDIQMKDFFTYAEVGERYDDFALAWDKIPATKFQKLNYFNIQALEKASADRMAKNSNYQLLLESAQWREKLDKEETITLNINKFNELMKHRKSQIEKFKALTKFENGLQFVMYPSEIEREKKDEAFKKKSEMWIKNLKKDLYLQEAMNIVSDMGAKS, from the coding sequence ATGTGGAAAAATTTCAAACTGAATAAATTTTTACTCCTAATTCCATTAACCAGTCTAATGTTTTGTTTCAACTCGCCAAAGAATGACGATGAAAAGATGCAAACAATAATGGTGAGCGTAAAAAATACACTTTCTTATCTGCATTATAGCCCGAAAACGATTAATGATGCCTATTCGAAAGACGTTTATAAGCATTATTTCGAGTTGGTAGACCCTGCTAAAAGATATTTCCTGCAATCTGATATGGATGAATTCAGCAAGCATGAAACAAAACTTGATGATTACATCAGCCAGGGAGATCTTAGCTTCTATAAGCTCACTATCGACAGATTATATCAAAGGGTGGATGAGATTGATAAAATCACACAGGATATTTTCAGCAAGCCGATCAATTTACAGGAAGATGAAACCCTTACTCTTGAGCCGAAACTTAAAAAGACTCCAGCCAATAAGCAGGAACAGTATAATGAGTGGAAGAAGTTTATTAAATACAATATTCTTCAGGAAATTGAATCAATGAACAGTAAGGAAGAAGCTCAGAAAGAGAAAAAAGATTCCATTCAGAAATATAAGCTTAAAGATACCATCAAGCTGAAAATTTTAACGCCTGATGAGAAAATAAAAAAAGCAACTGATGAAGTGAAAGATCTTGTAAAAGATACCTTTACCAGATTTAAGAAAAGAAAGAAAATGGATTGGTTTACTGTGTATATGAATGCATATACTGAAGTATTTGATCCTCATACCAACTATTACTCTCCAAAAGATAAAGAAGATTTTGATACTCAGTTTACAGGAAAAGTAATTGGAATCGGGGCCATTATTCAGGAGAAAAAAGGAAATCTTTACTTGGGTGCCCTTACCATTGGTGCACCGGCATGGAAATCCAAACAGCTTTCAGAAGGAGATAAGATCTTAAAGGTAAAATCCAAGCCTAAAGATGATGCTGTGAATGTAGTGGGAATGCTGTCTGATGAAGCTGTGCGCCTGATCAGAGGAGAAAAAGGAACCCCGGTTACCCTTACCGTTCAGAAAAAAGACGGTTCGATAAAGGATGTAACTATGATCCGTGAAGAAGTAGCTATTGAAGATACTTTTGCAAGAAGTATTGTAGTAAATGCCCCGAACGGGAAAAAGTATGGCTTTATCAATTTACCAAGCTTCAATGCAGATTTTGAAAACTCTAAAGGAAGGAATGCTTCAGATGATATTAAAAATGAGATCATTAAACTTAAAGCCCAGAATATTGAAGGAATTGTTCTTGATCTTAGAAATAACGGGGGAGGCTCTTTAACGGAAGTAGGGGATATTATGGGGCTTTTCATGGATGCCGGCCCTTATGTTCAGGTAAAAGACGGAAACGGGAAAATACAGACCTTAAAGAACAAATATGAAGCTCCGATCTGGGCAGGTCCTCTTGTGATCATGCAAAATGAGCTTTCAGCATCAGCGTCAGAAATTTTAGCAGGTGTAATGCAGGATTATGGCAGGGCTATGGTCATTGGATCCCCACAATCTTTCGGAAAAGGTACCGTACAGACATTTGTTGACCTGAACAGATTCCTGAATACGGAAGATGATTTTGGTTCTTTAAAGCTTACTATACAGAAGTTCTATAGAGTGACTGGAGAATCTACACAGAGAAAAGGGATTGTTTCCGATATACAGATGAAAGACTTCTTTACCTATGCTGAGGTAGGAGAGCGCTATGATGATTTTGCATTAGCATGGGACAAAATTCCGGCTACAAAATTCCAGAAACTGAATTATTTCAATATTCAGGCACTGGAAAAGGCAAGTGCAGACAGAATGGCTAAAAACAGTAATTATCAGCTGTTACTGGAATCTGCCCAGTGGAGGGAAAAACTGGATAAAGAAGAAACAATTACGCTGAATATCAATAAATTCAATGAGCTGATGAAACACAGAAAATCTCAGATTGAAAAATTCAAGGCTTTAACCAAATTTGAGAATGGGCTTCAGTTTGTGATGTATCCAAGTGAAATAGAAAGAGAGAAAAAAGATGAAGCTTTCAAGAAAAAATCTGAGATGTGGATTAAAAATCTTAAAAAAGATCTTTATCTCCAGGAAGCAATGAATATTGTATCAGATATGGGAGCAAAATCATAA
- a CDS encoding superoxide dismutase family protein, producing the protein MKVQTLALLAGCAFLAASCGTTKTYAVNAKSGTQTGGTAKFTQQGNEVIMKLDITNLTPGIHAVHIHEKGDCSAADGTSTGGHWNPSKNDHGKWGAEHFHMGDIGNLVADQNGNATLTFKTDKWCIGCTDESKNIIGKGLIVHAAADDFHTQPTGNAGGRVGCVEIK; encoded by the coding sequence ATGAAAGTACAAACATTAGCATTATTGGCAGGCTGCGCATTTTTAGCCGCTTCATGCGGTACAACAAAAACGTATGCCGTAAACGCCAAGAGCGGAACACAAACCGGAGGAACAGCAAAGTTTACCCAACAGGGAAATGAAGTGATCATGAAGTTGGATATCACCAATCTTACTCCTGGAATCCATGCAGTACACATTCATGAAAAAGGAGACTGTTCTGCAGCAGACGGCACTTCTACAGGAGGACACTGGAATCCTTCTAAAAACGACCATGGAAAATGGGGAGCTGAACACTTCCATATGGGAGACATCGGAAATTTAGTTGCTGACCAGAACGGAAATGCAACATTAACTTTCAAGACCGATAAATGGTGTATAGGCTGTACCGATGAGTCTAAAAACATTATCGGGAAAGGCCTTATTGTACATGCCGCAGCGGATGATTTCCATACCCAGCCTACAGGAAATGCAGGCGGACGTGTGGGATGTGTAGAAATTAAGTAA
- a CDS encoding 4'-phosphopantetheinyl transferase family protein, protein MVILYTFISEDKHQDLVCRYLNTFSEAFKNKILKYRRWQDAQLSLLGRVLLRHGLKSYYNIEDAEIGFLSGHKPFLKEHNIYFNISHSKNLVACAISDFPVGIDVEFSDPSINYQDFKFQMTPAEFENVDGSADKINTFFTYWTEKEAVIKAHGDGMMIPLDSFEILHNECSIDGKKFFTKKVFIDEQYLSCIASNDPVIKTKEIILDKFSM, encoded by the coding sequence ATGGTCATTTTATATACTTTTATCAGCGAAGACAAGCATCAGGATCTTGTATGCCGGTATTTAAATACTTTTTCCGAAGCTTTTAAAAATAAAATCCTGAAATACAGGAGATGGCAGGATGCTCAACTTTCACTTCTGGGAAGAGTCCTGTTACGACACGGATTGAAAAGCTATTACAATATTGAGGATGCTGAAATTGGCTTTTTATCCGGTCATAAACCATTCCTGAAAGAGCATAATATTTACTTTAATATATCACATTCCAAAAACCTGGTTGCCTGTGCTATCTCGGATTTTCCTGTTGGAATCGATGTTGAATTTTCTGACCCTTCGATTAACTATCAGGATTTTAAATTTCAAATGACACCGGCAGAATTTGAGAACGTTGATGGTTCTGCTGACAAAATCAATACTTTCTTTACCTATTGGACAGAAAAAGAGGCGGTGATAAAAGCGCATGGTGACGGCATGATGATTCCTTTGGACTCTTTTGAAATTTTACATAATGAGTGCAGTATTGATGGTAAAAAATTTTTTACAAAAAAAGTTTTTATTGATGAACAATATCTTAGCTGTATTGCCTCAAATGACCCGGTCATTAAAACTAAAGAGATTATTCTGGATAAGTTTTCAATGTAA